The Chryseobacterium aureum genome contains a region encoding:
- a CDS encoding outer membrane beta-barrel protein: MKKLILTGILAVAGLTATANAQIQKGNWMVGGNLAGANFGLNKGGGYDFNIQPKGAYFIEDNIALGGYVDLGFKGAKDAPTTFTYNVGALGRYYLNPGEKGVDNLLHHGRWFFEGNLGVGGTSISKGGSSSNGLNFGFGPGYSYFITPNIGLEGLVKYDANAGFGSGGYTNKITFGLGFQIYLPTSKGKQIINDVK; encoded by the coding sequence ATGAAAAAACTTATTTTAACAGGGATATTAGCCGTAGCAGGCTTAACAGCAACTGCAAACGCTCAGATTCAAAAAGGTAATTGGATGGTAGGTGGTAACCTTGCAGGAGCCAACTTCGGTTTAAACAAAGGAGGTGGTTATGATTTTAATATTCAGCCTAAAGGAGCTTATTTCATTGAAGACAATATTGCATTAGGAGGATACGTAGATTTAGGTTTCAAAGGAGCTAAAGATGCACCCACTACTTTCACCTACAACGTAGGAGCATTAGGACGTTACTATCTTAATCCTGGAGAGAAAGGAGTAGACAACCTGTTACACCACGGAAGATGGTTCTTCGAAGGTAACTTAGGAGTAGGAGGTACATCCATCTCTAAAGGAGGTTCTTCTTCCAACGGTCTTAACTTCGGATTCGGACCTGGTTATTCTTACTTCATCACTCCAAACATCGGATTGGAAGGTTTGGTAAAATATGATGCTAACGCAGGATTCGGAAGCGGCGGATATACCAACAAAATTACTTTTGGTTTAGGTTTCCAGATTTATCTTCCAACGTCTAAAGGTAAACAAATCATCAACGACGTTAAGTAA
- a CDS encoding peroxiredoxin — protein sequence MSIKLGDTAPNFQAESSVGDINFYHYLGDSWGILFSHPADYTPVCTTELGYTAKLQSEFDARGTKVIALSVDGVEDHQNWVKDINETQNTRVLFPVIADKDRKVSELYDFIHPNASATATVRSLLIIDPSKKVRLIITYPASTGRNFNEILRVLDSLQLVDNYRVATPVNWENGEDVIIPPTISTEEARELFPKGVREIKPYLRYTPQPNT from the coding sequence ATGTCAATCAAACTAGGAGATACAGCACCCAATTTTCAGGCAGAGTCATCTGTAGGGGATATTAATTTTTATCATTATCTGGGAGATTCCTGGGGAATCCTGTTTTCACATCCCGCAGATTATACTCCGGTATGCACTACAGAGCTGGGGTATACTGCAAAACTGCAGTCTGAATTTGATGCCAGAGGAACCAAAGTAATTGCTTTGAGTGTAGATGGAGTAGAAGATCATCAAAACTGGGTGAAAGACATTAATGAAACTCAGAATACCCGTGTTCTGTTCCCTGTTATTGCAGATAAAGACAGAAAAGTTTCGGAACTGTATGATTTTATTCACCCGAATGCTTCTGCTACTGCTACTGTACGTTCTCTTCTGATTATTGATCCTTCCAAAAAAGTAAGACTGATTATTACCTATCCGGCCTCTACAGGAAGGAATTTTAATGAGATCCTTAGAGTGCTGGATTCCTTACAGCTGGTCGATAACTATCGCGTGGCTACACCTGTTAACTGGGAAAATGGAGAAGATGTTATTATTCCGCCCACCATTTCCACAGAGGAAGCCAGAGAATTGTTTCCGAAAGGCGTAAGGGAGATAAAGCCGTATTTAAGATATACGCCTCAACCTAATACATGA
- a CDS encoding mechanosensitive ion channel family protein has translation MEKTGLRYVDVVYKVLESWYVTFAALTPKLIVGILVFTFFLITSKYLSKGAVKLFHKFFPKSQKESSLVTLISVFRFLIMLMGTFIALEIMGFSGFLWKFIGSLGVAGVIAGVALKDLVSSIFSGMLIGIDKAYKVGDYITIGAHSGTVQEIGFLTTKLLTDDGKKAYIPNQVVFNAPFYNITASPQRRIILNFEIPADEDITKAQKGIMDVIKNLDNVDKLDTIEVIFTDLKQGAFNLQVKFWIKVGANLAQVRSKAYLGIKERFDTDKIQLVTPTSISITSGEANLPESHQDK, from the coding sequence ATGGAGAAAACGGGCCTCAGGTATGTAGACGTGGTTTATAAAGTATTGGAAAGCTGGTATGTGACATTTGCTGCACTTACTCCCAAACTGATTGTCGGGATTTTAGTATTCACATTTTTTCTGATTACCAGTAAATATCTGAGTAAAGGAGCTGTAAAATTATTTCATAAATTCTTTCCTAAAAGCCAGAAAGAGAGCTCATTGGTCACATTAATCAGTGTATTCAGATTCCTGATCATGCTGATGGGAACCTTCATTGCCCTTGAAATAATGGGCTTCAGCGGCTTTCTCTGGAAGTTTATCGGAAGTTTAGGAGTTGCGGGGGTTATTGCCGGGGTTGCTTTAAAAGATCTCGTTTCCAGTATTTTCTCGGGAATGCTGATCGGAATTGACAAGGCATACAAAGTAGGAGATTATATTACCATTGGCGCTCACTCCGGAACCGTACAGGAAATTGGCTTTTTAACCACAAAACTTCTGACAGATGATGGCAAGAAGGCTTACATTCCGAATCAGGTTGTTTTTAATGCACCCTTCTACAATATTACGGCTTCCCCTCAGCGCAGGATTATTTTAAATTTTGAAATTCCGGCTGATGAAGATATCACTAAGGCACAGAAGGGAATTATGGATGTTATTAAAAATCTTGACAATGTAGATAAGCTAGACACCATAGAGGTGATCTTTACAGACTTAAAACAGGGCGCATTTAACCTTCAGGTAAAATTCTGGATAAAAGTAGGGGCTAATCTTGCACAGGTAAGAAGTAAGGCTTATTTAGGGATTAAAGAACGCTTTGATACGGATAAAATTCAGTTGGTAACACCCACAAGCATCAGTATTACGAGTGGAGAGGCTAACTTGCCGGAAAGCCATCAGGACAAGTAA
- the sucC gene encoding ADP-forming succinate--CoA ligase subunit beta: MNLHEYQSKEILSKYGVAIQRGFVANNVDEAVAAAEKLTAETGAQAWVVKAQIHAGGRGKGGGVKFSPNMDKLKENAQNIIGMQLVTPQTSAEGKKVHSVLIAEDVYYPGESETKEFYVSILLDRAEGKNTIVYSTEGGMDIEHVAEVTPHLIHNELIDPAIGLQGFQARKIAFNLGLEGNAFKEFVKFISSLYNAYTGIDASLFEINPVLKTSDNKIIAVDAKVTLDDNSLFRHKDLAELRDTREEDPMDVEAGEAGLNFVKLDGNVACMVNGAGLAMATMDIIKLSGGNPANFLDVGGTADAQRVQTAFGIILRDPNVKAILINIFGGIVRCDRVAQGVVDAYKAMGSLPVPLIVRLQGTNAVEAKKLIDESGLPVHSAITLEEAANKVKEVLA; this comes from the coding sequence ATGAATCTTCACGAGTATCAATCAAAAGAGATTTTATCAAAGTATGGAGTAGCTATCCAACGTGGTTTCGTTGCAAACAACGTAGATGAAGCTGTAGCAGCTGCTGAAAAATTGACTGCTGAAACCGGAGCACAGGCTTGGGTTGTAAAAGCACAGATTCACGCAGGTGGTCGTGGTAAAGGTGGGGGTGTTAAGTTTTCTCCAAACATGGATAAGCTTAAAGAAAACGCTCAGAATATCATCGGAATGCAGTTGGTAACTCCGCAAACTTCTGCTGAAGGTAAAAAAGTACACTCTGTTTTGATTGCAGAAGATGTTTATTATCCTGGAGAATCAGAAACTAAAGAATTTTATGTTTCTATTCTTTTAGACAGAGCTGAAGGGAAAAATACAATCGTATATTCTACTGAAGGAGGTATGGATATTGAGCACGTTGCAGAAGTAACGCCTCATTTGATCCACAACGAACTGATTGACCCAGCTATCGGTCTTCAGGGATTCCAGGCTAGAAAAATTGCTTTCAACCTGGGTCTTGAAGGAAATGCATTCAAAGAATTTGTGAAATTTATTTCTTCTCTATACAATGCGTATACAGGAATTGATGCTTCTCTTTTTGAAATCAACCCGGTATTAAAAACTTCTGATAACAAAATTATCGCTGTAGATGCTAAAGTAACGTTGGATGACAACTCATTGTTCCGTCACAAAGACCTAGCTGAGCTTAGAGATACAAGAGAAGAAGATCCAATGGATGTAGAGGCTGGTGAAGCTGGTCTTAACTTCGTAAAACTAGACGGTAACGTTGCCTGTATGGTAAATGGAGCTGGTCTTGCAATGGCTACTATGGATATCATCAAATTATCTGGTGGTAACCCTGCCAACTTCCTTGACGTAGGGGGTACAGCAGATGCTCAGAGAGTACAGACTGCTTTCGGAATCATATTAAGAGATCCAAACGTAAAAGCTATTTTGATCAACATCTTCGGAGGTATTGTAAGATGTGACAGAGTTGCTCAGGGTGTTGTAGACGCTTACAAAGCTATGGGTAGCCTTCCGGTTCCGTTGATCGTAAGATTACAGGGAACTAATGCTGTAGAAGCTAAAAAATTAATTGACGAGTCTGGTCTTCCGGTACACTCTGCCATTACTTTAGAAGAAGCTGCAAACAAAGTAAAAGAAGTTTTAGCTTAA
- a CDS encoding peptidase domain-containing ABC transporter, whose translation MEISANEQGKRLIRYITKEKKDVTNIYFYAILNGLVLLSVPLGIQSIVSFVMGATMTTSIYLLIFFVVIGTWLAGYFRLKVIQIIEKIQQKIYVEFSIAIADKIPKADLSYTRKYYLPELVNRFFDIQNLQKGISKILLEIPTALIQIVFGILLLSFYHLWFLAFGALVILSVVIIFRYTMESGIKSSIEESNKKYDTAAWIEDIAGSVKTFKMHSEDDSHLQGTDERVTEYLKHRTSHFKVLVFQYKTIIAFKVIITLAMLVIGTYLLINQKLNIGAFIATEIVVLSIMSAVEKLIVSLESYYDLIASFAKLSKITELKEEPNGEITLSQKEKGTEIEFKNVSFSFNDNAPILSDLNFKIKENSLNILTGKLGAGKTLLLNMITGFFEPSSGTILIDKIPLKNIEKNNWRNNVGLYLENMKIIQGTVKENILLGSSRSHTEDILELSENIGLENISSMFSSGFFTEVSETDPEITFSSKKKILILRALLGDKKLIILENPFAGIREEYQHKMITYLQKIKENTTIIIVSQDTDLLQYADQHFHLEGGTLKTLQNNP comes from the coding sequence ATGGAAATATCAGCTAATGAACAAGGAAAAAGGCTTATACGCTATATTACAAAAGAAAAAAAAGACGTAACCAATATTTATTTCTATGCCATTCTGAATGGTTTGGTACTGCTGAGTGTACCTTTAGGAATACAGTCTATCGTAAGCTTTGTGATGGGAGCCACGATGACAACTTCTATTTATCTCCTCATATTTTTTGTTGTGATAGGAACATGGCTTGCGGGATATTTCAGATTAAAAGTGATACAGATTATTGAAAAGATACAGCAGAAAATATATGTGGAATTCTCTATTGCCATTGCAGACAAAATTCCCAAAGCAGATCTTTCCTACACAAGAAAGTATTATCTCCCGGAACTTGTCAACCGGTTCTTTGATATTCAGAATCTCCAGAAAGGAATTTCAAAAATATTACTGGAAATTCCCACGGCTCTCATCCAGATTGTTTTTGGAATTCTTCTGCTCTCATTTTACCATCTCTGGTTTTTAGCGTTCGGAGCCCTGGTTATTCTTTCTGTGGTAATTATTTTCAGATATACCATGGAAAGCGGAATCAAATCCAGCATTGAAGAGAGCAACAAAAAATACGATACAGCAGCATGGATAGAAGATATTGCCGGTTCTGTGAAAACGTTTAAAATGCATTCTGAAGATGATTCTCATTTACAAGGAACCGATGAAAGAGTGACAGAATATCTTAAACACAGAACATCTCATTTTAAAGTATTGGTTTTTCAGTATAAAACAATTATTGCTTTTAAAGTCATCATCACGTTAGCAATGCTGGTCATCGGAACATATCTTCTGATCAATCAGAAACTGAATATCGGAGCTTTCATCGCTACAGAAATTGTTGTTCTAAGCATTATGTCTGCTGTAGAAAAACTTATCGTAAGCCTTGAAAGCTATTATGATCTGATAGCGTCTTTCGCCAAACTTTCCAAAATCACAGAACTTAAAGAGGAACCGAACGGAGAAATTACATTATCTCAAAAAGAAAAGGGGACAGAAATTGAATTTAAAAATGTAAGTTTTTCATTTAATGACAATGCTCCTATTCTTTCTGATCTTAATTTCAAAATTAAAGAAAACAGTCTCAACATCTTAACAGGAAAACTGGGAGCAGGAAAAACCCTTTTGCTCAATATGATCACAGGCTTTTTCGAGCCCAGCTCAGGAACAATTCTGATCGATAAAATTCCCTTGAAAAATATAGAGAAAAATAACTGGAGAAATAATGTGGGGCTTTATCTTGAAAATATGAAGATCATTCAGGGAACGGTTAAAGAAAATATCTTATTGGGGAGCAGCCGGAGCCATACCGAAGATATTCTTGAGCTTTCTGAAAATATCGGTTTAGAAAATATTTCAAGTATGTTCAGCAGTGGTTTCTTTACCGAGGTAAGCGAAACGGATCCTGAAATCACCTTCAGTTCAAAGAAAAAAATCCTTATCCTTCGTGCTCTTCTGGGTGACAAAAAACTGATCATTCTGGAAAATCCTTTTGCAGGAATCCGTGAAGAATATCAGCATAAAATGATAACATACCTTCAGAAAATCAAAGAAAACACCACTATTATTATTGTTTCTCAGGATACAGACCTGCTACAATATGCCGATCAGCATTTTCACCTGGAAGGAGGAACATTAAAAACACTTCAAAACAATCCGTAA
- a CDS encoding HlyD family secretion protein, with product MKLQSFDNIYLIHKKSRVKRWFLFILISGIITLFLPWTQNIKVKGNVTSLYQEQRPQQLHSPIPGKIIKWYVKNGDYVKKGDTLLQLSEIKEDYLDPLLVKRTQEQVNAKKGVRNFYEAKAGTVKSQLDALHSARDLKLNQVRIKISQLTHKLTGEEAELTAATNELALSEDQFARQKKMYDEGLVSLTQFQQRSISFQNAAAKKTALENKVAQTRQEIINTNIEQNSVIQDYTEKLSKIEGDRFQNMGQIEGSEGEIAKLENQMANYKARQGLYFIIASQDGQVVQLNKTGIGEVLKEGENIGTIVPTAVDYAVEIYIKPVDLPLVKEGQRVMCIFDGFPAIVFSGWPNSSYGTFAGKVVAVESNISANGLFKALVIEDKNEKRWPPKIKMGGGVQGIAILNDVPIWYELWRNINGFPPDYYEVKNDQTVKYEKTK from the coding sequence ATGAAACTACAGTCGTTTGACAATATCTACCTTATTCACAAAAAATCACGCGTCAAAAGATGGTTCCTGTTTATTCTCATAAGCGGTATCATTACTTTATTTCTTCCCTGGACACAGAATATTAAGGTAAAAGGAAATGTAACCTCCCTCTATCAGGAGCAGCGCCCACAGCAGCTTCACTCTCCTATCCCGGGAAAAATCATCAAATGGTACGTTAAAAACGGAGATTATGTAAAAAAAGGAGATACTTTGCTGCAGCTTTCGGAAATAAAAGAAGATTATTTAGATCCACTTCTGGTAAAGAGAACACAGGAGCAGGTAAATGCGAAAAAGGGCGTAAGAAATTTCTATGAGGCAAAGGCAGGAACAGTGAAATCCCAGCTTGACGCCCTGCACTCGGCGAGAGATTTAAAGCTTAACCAGGTCAGGATAAAAATAAGCCAGCTTACTCATAAACTTACCGGTGAAGAAGCTGAACTCACCGCTGCCACTAATGAGCTTGCGCTTTCTGAAGACCAGTTTGCGCGGCAGAAAAAAATGTATGACGAAGGCCTGGTTTCTCTTACTCAGTTTCAGCAGAGAAGCATTTCTTTTCAAAATGCAGCTGCCAAAAAAACAGCACTGGAAAATAAAGTGGCCCAAACCCGTCAGGAAATTATCAATACAAATATTGAGCAGAATTCTGTGATTCAGGATTATACAGAGAAACTCAGTAAAATAGAAGGAGACCGTTTCCAAAATATGGGGCAGATTGAAGGCAGCGAAGGTGAAATTGCCAAGCTGGAAAATCAGATGGCGAATTATAAAGCAAGACAGGGCTTATATTTCATTATTGCTTCCCAGGACGGCCAGGTGGTACAGCTCAACAAAACAGGAATTGGTGAAGTGCTGAAAGAAGGTGAAAATATTGGAACCATTGTTCCCACAGCAGTAGACTATGCAGTTGAGATTTATATAAAACCTGTAGATCTTCCGCTTGTAAAAGAAGGACAGCGCGTGATGTGCATCTTTGATGGATTTCCCGCCATTGTATTCTCCGGGTGGCCCAATTCCAGTTACGGAACATTTGCGGGCAAGGTGGTGGCTGTGGAAAGCAATATCAGTGCAAACGGTCTTTTTAAGGCACTGGTGATAGAGGATAAAAATGAAAAAAGATGGCCTCCTAAAATTAAAATGGGAGGAGGTGTACAGGGAATTGCCATTCTCAATGATGTTCCTATCTGGTATGAACTGTGGAGAAACATCAATGGCTTTCCACCGGATTATTATGAAGTTAAAAATGATCAAACGGTTAAGTATGAGAAAACAAAATAA
- a CDS encoding TolC family protein, producing MRKQNKLLLILILFVFQYGKAQDSLMISAKEFLAVVKNYHPLALRYQLQNQMAQSEITKARGNFDPVLGGKLGEKNIEGVQYYRQKNIELGIPTWYGIDLTAGYQYLDGEKLNSSETKGGLYSMGITVPLAKNLLYDKRRAVLDQAKFALKMTEAEQTVFTNELLLEAENTYWEWVQSFEIYQLQTKAVTINKNRLNLIQKTFEYGERAAIDIVEAESQLQNFELQKKEAYLNFIKNTQQLQLFLWKENREIYEISQPVYPADHLSDHTAYSDFEFLLHEIKTKETGNHWSVQYYKQKHLILESERRLKWQSFLPKLDFTYNFFNKENYQADYLPLFDHNFQYGLKLEIPVFQRDAKASYQMAKIKINQNKLDTEFKKRELTTKIETYKNELLNYHTQIDLSQNNLANYQKLLIAEETKYTNGESSLFLINSRENKMIEAQEKFISIKTKFLKSFNKLKWMNENFSL from the coding sequence ATGAGAAAACAAAATAAACTTCTTCTGATACTGATCCTGTTTGTCTTCCAATATGGGAAAGCTCAGGACTCCCTCATGATTTCAGCGAAGGAATTTCTGGCTGTGGTAAAAAATTACCATCCCCTGGCATTAAGATATCAGCTGCAAAACCAAATGGCCCAATCTGAGATCACTAAAGCCAGAGGAAATTTTGATCCGGTTCTGGGAGGAAAACTTGGAGAAAAAAACATAGAAGGAGTACAGTATTACAGACAGAAAAATATAGAACTGGGTATTCCCACCTGGTACGGGATTGATCTTACTGCCGGATATCAGTATCTTGACGGGGAAAAACTCAATTCCAGTGAAACAAAAGGAGGCCTTTACAGCATGGGGATTACGGTTCCTCTGGCCAAGAATCTTTTGTATGATAAAAGAAGAGCGGTACTGGACCAGGCGAAATTTGCCTTAAAGATGACAGAAGCCGAACAGACTGTTTTCACCAATGAACTGCTTCTTGAAGCAGAAAACACCTATTGGGAATGGGTACAAAGTTTCGAAATCTACCAGTTGCAGACTAAAGCTGTTACCATTAACAAAAACCGTTTAAACCTCATCCAAAAAACCTTTGAATATGGGGAAAGAGCGGCTATAGATATTGTTGAAGCTGAATCACAACTTCAGAACTTTGAACTTCAGAAGAAAGAAGCTTATTTAAACTTTATCAAAAATACCCAGCAGCTGCAATTATTTCTGTGGAAAGAAAATCGTGAAATTTATGAAATCTCACAACCTGTTTATCCGGCAGATCATCTTTCGGATCATACGGCTTACTCGGATTTTGAATTTCTTCTGCACGAAATCAAAACCAAAGAAACCGGTAATCATTGGTCTGTACAATATTATAAACAGAAGCATCTGATTCTGGAAAGTGAACGGAGGCTGAAATGGCAGAGCTTTCTCCCAAAACTTGATTTTACTTATAACTTCTTTAACAAAGAAAATTACCAGGCAGATTATCTTCCCCTTTTTGATCACAATTTCCAGTATGGTTTAAAGCTTGAAATACCTGTATTCCAGAGGGATGCCAAAGCCAGTTATCAAATGGCCAAAATCAAAATAAACCAAAATAAGCTTGATACCGAATTCAAGAAAAGAGAACTTACAACAAAAATTGAAACCTATAAAAACGAACTTTTAAATTACCATACCCAGATAGATCTTTCGCAAAATAACCTGGCGAATTATCAGAAACTTCTAATTGCCGAAGAAACAAAATATACCAATGGTGAAAGTTCCCTTTTTCTGATCAATTCAAGGGAAAATAAAATGATTGAGGCACAGGAAAAATTTATTTCCATCAAAACAAAGTTTCTCAAAAGTTTCAATAAACTTAAATGGATGAATGAAAATTTCTCTTTATAA
- a CDS encoding alpha/beta hydrolase — protein MIIRLIFSLFLIPFISFGQLPKVSSGKIERINFSSQYVSSRNVDVWLPEGYSPNKKYSVLYMHDGQMLYDPEMTWNHQAWDVDDTMAKLIKEKTVQNIIVVGIWNDQKLRHSDYFPQKPFESLTQVQKDTVRSQLRTAGRAANNFIPNSDNYLKFIVKELKPYIDKKYAVHKDRKHTFIAGSSMGGLISLYAICEYPHVFGGAACISTHWPGTFTLKNNPFPQAMLTYLENNIPGSRNHLLYFDTGDQTLDAMYPEIQKKADQIMQKAGYSDQQWKTLYFPGADHSEKAWSKRLYQPLQFLLTAQKVNNHHK, from the coding sequence ATGATTATAAGGCTTATTTTTTCATTATTTCTTATTCCTTTTATATCATTTGGACAGCTTCCAAAAGTAAGCAGTGGAAAGATTGAAAGGATTAATTTCAGCTCTCAATACGTTTCCTCCAGAAATGTAGATGTATGGCTGCCGGAAGGGTATTCCCCAAATAAAAAATATTCTGTGCTGTATATGCATGACGGGCAGATGCTGTATGATCCGGAAATGACGTGGAACCATCAGGCATGGGATGTTGATGACACCATGGCTAAACTGATTAAGGAAAAGACTGTACAGAATATTATCGTTGTAGGAATCTGGAACGACCAGAAATTGAGGCACTCGGATTATTTTCCGCAAAAACCTTTTGAAAGCCTAACCCAGGTACAAAAAGATACGGTAAGGAGCCAGCTGAGAACTGCAGGAAGGGCTGCCAATAATTTCATCCCTAATTCTGATAATTATCTGAAATTTATTGTTAAAGAACTGAAGCCTTATATAGACAAGAAATATGCTGTGCACAAGGACAGAAAGCATACTTTTATTGCGGGCAGCAGCATGGGAGGGCTGATCTCATTGTATGCAATTTGTGAATATCCCCATGTTTTTGGTGGTGCAGCATGCATTTCAACCCATTGGCCGGGAACTTTTACCCTGAAGAATAACCCTTTTCCGCAAGCTATGCTGACCTATCTTGAAAATAACATTCCGGGCAGCCGGAACCATCTGCTATATTTTGATACAGGAGATCAGACACTTGATGCCATGTATCCGGAAATACAAAAAAAGGCAGATCAGATCATGCAAAAAGCAGGATATTCTGATCAACAATGGAAAACTTTGTATTTTCCCGGAGCGGATCACAGTGAAAAAGCCTGGAGTAAAAGACTGTACCAACCTTTACAATTTTTGCTGACAGCACAAAAGGTCAACAACCATCATAAATAA
- a CDS encoding DUF423 domain-containing protein produces the protein MKTITLVFGAVYGMVSVILGAFGAHALKKILAVERLESFETGVRYQMYAAFFLLIIGYILKFETSAEKWTSILMIAGTFLFSVSIYCLSMQDYLGMNLKFLGPVTPLGGLMMILSWGMLIFYFLKK, from the coding sequence ATGAAAACAATTACTTTAGTTTTTGGAGCAGTGTACGGAATGGTTTCTGTAATCCTGGGGGCATTCGGAGCGCATGCCTTAAAGAAAATATTAGCTGTGGAAAGACTGGAAAGTTTTGAGACAGGGGTAAGATATCAGATGTATGCAGCTTTTTTCCTGCTGATCATCGGGTATATTTTGAAATTTGAAACATCTGCCGAGAAATGGACTTCCATTTTAATGATTGCAGGAACATTTTTATTTTCAGTAAGTATCTATTGCCTGAGCATGCAGGATTACCTTGGAATGAACCTTAAATTCTTAGGACCTGTCACTCCGCTGGGAGGGCTGATGATGATCTTAAGCTGGGGAATGCTGATTTTTTATTTTCTGAAAAAATAA